From Triticum aestivum cultivar Chinese Spring chromosome 4A, IWGSC CS RefSeq v2.1, whole genome shotgun sequence, a single genomic window includes:
- the LOC123087495 gene encoding protein SRG1, with amino-acid sequence MVRTTVQELAAAVEELPRQYVVAHEQDQGLLAADEMPEPIPLIDLSRLTTAAAADEADKLRAALQTWGLFMVTNHGIEESLMDAMMSASREFFRQPSEEKQKCSNLIDGGGKHSEVEGYGNDEVVNQAEGLSWNDRLHLRVEPEDERNFTKWPAHPKSFRDVLLEYASRTKRIRDLVFRSIAKLLDLDEDYFLNQISSKDPGFARFNYYPPCPRPDLVLGMRPHSDAGLLTILFVDHDVGGLQVERDGRWYNVPAKPYSLVINLADCMEIMCNGIFRSPVHRVVTNAERERLSLAVFYAVDGETVLEPAPGLLDDERPARYGKFKAKDFGLSFD; translated from the exons ATGGTGCGGACGACGGTGCAGGAGCTGGCGGCGGCCGTGGAGGAGCTGCCGCGACAGTACGTGGTGGCGCACGAGCAAGATCAAGGCCTGCTGGCCGCTGATGAGATGCCGGAGCCCATCCCTCTCATCGATCTTAGCCGGCTGactacggccgccgccgccgacgaggccgACAAGCTCCGGGCGGCTCTACAGACCTGGGGCCTCTTCATG GTGACCAACCATGGAATCGAGGAGTCTCTCATGGATGCCATGATGAGCGCGTCGAGGGAATTCTTCCGGCAACCGTCCGAAGAGAAGCAGAAATGCAGCAACTTGATAGACGGCGGCGGCAAGCACTCTGAGGTGGAAGGCTATGGAAATGACGAGGTGGTAAACCAGGCCGAGGGCCTCAGCTGGAACGACCGGCTGCATCTGAGGGTGGAGCCAGAAGATGAGAGGAATTTCACCAAGTGGCCCGCTCACCCGAAATCTTTCAG GGATGTGCTTCTTGAGTACGCATCAAGAACCAAGAGAATAAGAGACCTCGTCTTTCGATCGATCGCCAAGCTCCTGGACCTTGATGAGGATTACTTCCTCAACCAAATATCAAGCAAGGATCCCGGGTTTGCTAGGTTCAACTACTACCCTCCGTGTCCGAGACCTGACCTAGTACTGGGCATGAGGCCTCACTCTGATGCTGGTCTCCTTACCATCCTTTTTGTCGACCACGACGTCGGTGGCTTGCAAGTTGAGAGAGATGGGAGATGGTACAATGTTCCGGCCAAGCCTTACTCGTTGGTGATCAACTTGGCTGACTGCATGGAG ATAATGTGCAACGGGATCTTCAGGAGCCCGGTCCACAGGGTGGTGACGAACGCCGAGAGAGAGAGGCTTTCACTGGCCGTGTTTTATGCTGTGGATGGAGAGACGGTGCTGGAGCCAGCGCCTGGTTTGCTGGATGACGAGCGACCGGCAAGATATGGGAAATTCAAGGCCAAGGATTTCGGTCTTTCTTTCGACTGA